Proteins co-encoded in one Prescottella sp. R16 genomic window:
- a CDS encoding ABC transporter substrate-binding protein: MRRTFGHRLGATVFATCAAAALVAGCASGSADTAGGGGERSGAARIVGEQGDGGPVQTGGTLTYAAYSMPTSLDPARTQVAGTTGGTEMAAIYDLLIRHDSATNEFVPHLAQSMDESDDRLTWTMKLRDGVTFSDGTPLDANAVVASIDRVNRNNSAYAQLYVAAVAKTDAVAPDTVTFTMTSPWSAFPAMFTFGHGMVTAPAAEGPDGQFTPIGAGPFTLGTFDPPESIELVAREDYWDGRPNLDAVRIVNVQGDQPKIDTLVSGGVDMIFLRNSDTVNVAKERFAGYVDPVGMGQVLQINQRAGHAGSDVRVRQAIAYAVDPAVVDQRARGGEGMPGSVIFQEWSQWRGDVPGIEPDPEKARRLLDEAKADGFDGKATYLSIAEPNSQANALAIQAQLNAVGFDVTIDYVPSVTDMVKRLYVDKDFDLGYGATSLFDAAPEIRLYSAVDSKSTNNISGVDSPEFDAALDAIQSAPTHEDKVQAFGTLQTLVNEQVPFVNLGATEAFIGWDESVYGVNPSLDGILLLQNAWIRK; the protein is encoded by the coding sequence ATGAGACGTACATTCGGGCACAGGCTCGGCGCGACTGTGTTCGCCACGTGTGCCGCCGCGGCACTGGTGGCGGGATGCGCTTCCGGCAGCGCCGACACCGCGGGCGGTGGCGGCGAGCGGTCGGGTGCCGCCCGCATCGTGGGAGAGCAGGGCGACGGAGGCCCCGTCCAGACCGGTGGAACGCTGACGTATGCGGCGTACTCGATGCCGACCAGTCTGGATCCAGCGCGAACTCAGGTTGCCGGCACGACCGGTGGCACCGAGATGGCGGCCATCTACGACCTGCTGATCCGGCACGACTCGGCGACGAACGAGTTCGTGCCGCACCTGGCGCAGTCGATGGACGAGAGCGACGACCGGCTCACCTGGACCATGAAGCTGCGCGACGGTGTCACCTTCAGTGACGGAACACCGCTCGACGCGAATGCAGTGGTGGCGAGCATCGACCGGGTGAACCGTAACAACAGCGCCTACGCGCAGTTGTACGTCGCGGCGGTCGCGAAGACCGACGCCGTGGCACCGGACACCGTGACGTTCACGATGACCAGCCCGTGGAGTGCGTTTCCTGCGATGTTCACGTTCGGGCACGGCATGGTGACCGCGCCGGCCGCTGAGGGGCCGGACGGTCAGTTCACCCCGATCGGCGCCGGGCCGTTCACACTGGGCACGTTCGACCCGCCCGAGTCGATCGAACTCGTTGCGCGCGAAGACTACTGGGACGGCCGGCCGAATCTGGACGCCGTCAGAATCGTCAACGTCCAGGGTGACCAGCCGAAGATCGATACGCTCGTATCCGGTGGCGTGGACATGATCTTCCTCCGGAACTCGGACACCGTGAACGTGGCCAAGGAGCGGTTTGCCGGATACGTGGACCCTGTCGGGATGGGTCAGGTACTGCAGATCAATCAGCGGGCAGGCCATGCAGGCTCGGACGTCCGGGTGCGTCAGGCGATCGCCTACGCCGTCGACCCGGCGGTGGTCGACCAGCGGGCGCGCGGGGGCGAGGGCATGCCCGGGTCGGTGATCTTCCAGGAATGGTCACAGTGGCGGGGCGACGTCCCAGGTATCGAACCGGATCCCGAGAAGGCCCGTCGGCTGCTCGACGAGGCGAAGGCCGACGGATTCGACGGCAAGGCCACGTACCTGTCGATCGCCGAGCCCAACTCGCAGGCGAACGCGCTCGCCATCCAGGCGCAGCTCAACGCCGTCGGATTCGACGTGACCATCGACTACGTGCCCAGCGTCACCGACATGGTCAAACGCCTGTATGTCGACAAGGACTTCGACCTGGGTTACGGCGCAACAAGTTTGTTCGACGCAGCTCCGGAGATCCGCCTCTACAGTGCAGTGGACAGCAAGTCGACGAACAACATCAGCGGTGTCGATTCGCCGGAGTTCGACGCCGCATTGGATGCGATCCAGTCGGCGCCGACGCACGAGGACAAGGTGCAGGCGTTCGGGACGCTGCAGACCCTCGTCAACGAGCAGGTTCCGTTCGTGAATCTCGGTGCCACCGAAGCGTTCATCGGATGGGACGAGTCCGTCTACGGGGTGAACCCGAGTCTCGACGGGATTCTGCTGCTGCAGAACGCATGGATCCGGAAGTAG
- a CDS encoding SDR family oxidoreductase — protein sequence MSYPNPIDFTGRAVIVTGGTKGIGYVIAEHFLQAGADVLVCARNEPENLPTVDGRTAAFRAVDVRNPDDATALVQDAVDRFGRLDVLVNNAGGSPDVDAATVSPRFTERIVALNLLAPAYMAQAANLVMREQETGGAIVNIGSVSAHQPQPGTAAYTAAKAGLLALTKALALEWAPKVRVNHITTGLIRTEAAAAVYGEDGGAAVTRTLPMERMAVPADIAKACLFLSSDLSSYVNGADVAVHGGGEYPARYMATHPEL from the coding sequence ATGAGCTACCCCAACCCGATCGACTTCACCGGTCGCGCGGTCATCGTCACCGGCGGCACCAAGGGCATCGGCTACGTCATCGCCGAACACTTCCTGCAGGCCGGGGCCGACGTGCTGGTGTGTGCCCGCAACGAGCCCGAGAACCTGCCCACCGTCGACGGCCGCACCGCCGCCTTCCGCGCCGTCGACGTCCGCAACCCCGACGACGCCACCGCCCTCGTCCAAGATGCCGTCGACCGCTTCGGTCGCCTCGACGTACTGGTCAACAACGCCGGCGGCTCGCCCGACGTCGACGCCGCGACCGTGTCGCCGCGGTTCACCGAGCGGATCGTCGCCCTCAACCTGCTGGCCCCCGCCTACATGGCGCAGGCCGCGAATCTGGTGATGCGCGAACAGGAGACCGGCGGCGCGATCGTCAACATCGGCAGCGTCTCGGCACACCAGCCGCAGCCCGGCACCGCCGCCTACACCGCCGCGAAGGCCGGCCTGCTCGCCCTCACCAAGGCCCTCGCCCTCGAGTGGGCACCGAAGGTTCGCGTCAACCACATCACCACCGGCCTGATCCGCACCGAAGCCGCGGCCGCCGTATACGGCGAGGACGGCGGCGCTGCCGTCACCCGCACCCTCCCGATGGAGCGCATGGCCGTGCCCGCGGACATCGCGAAGGCCTGCCTGTTCCTGTCCAGCGACCTGTCGTCGTACGTCAACGGCGCCGACGTCGCCGTCCACGGCGGCGGTGAATACCCGGCCCGCTACATGGCGACGCATCCGGAACTCTGA
- a CDS encoding SDR family NAD(P)-dependent oxidoreductase, with amino-acid sequence MTAQLTGFDGKVAVVTGAGRMRSIGREIAVELARAGCDVVVTGTGRTPDRYTDEEKAAGWRDIESVADEIRALGRKASAVVADVADEDSVNSLLTQVQAEFGGVDVLVNNAAAARAGDRVPVTELDVDVWDRVLRVNLRGTFLMSRAFARAMQAHGAGGCIVNISSIGGKLGGANTAAYAASKAAVQSLTSSMAKELGPSGIRVNALCPGVTSTSRLDDWPADVWQRYVEANIPLQRAGNPREIAWAAVFLASDQAAWVSGQSWNVDGGQLTVR; translated from the coding sequence ATGACCGCGCAGCTCACGGGTTTCGACGGCAAGGTCGCCGTGGTGACGGGTGCCGGTCGGATGCGTTCGATCGGCCGGGAGATCGCGGTGGAGCTCGCGCGTGCCGGGTGCGACGTCGTCGTCACCGGCACGGGACGCACACCGGACCGCTACACCGACGAGGAGAAGGCCGCCGGCTGGCGCGACATCGAATCGGTCGCCGACGAGATCCGGGCGCTGGGCCGGAAGGCGAGCGCCGTCGTCGCGGACGTCGCCGACGAGGACTCGGTGAACTCCCTGCTCACACAGGTCCAGGCGGAGTTCGGGGGCGTGGACGTCCTCGTCAACAACGCCGCGGCGGCGCGCGCGGGCGATCGCGTGCCCGTCACCGAACTCGACGTCGACGTCTGGGACCGGGTGCTGCGCGTGAATCTGCGCGGCACCTTCCTGATGAGCCGCGCCTTCGCACGCGCGATGCAGGCGCACGGTGCGGGCGGATGCATCGTCAACATCTCGTCGATCGGCGGAAAGCTCGGCGGAGCGAACACCGCGGCCTACGCCGCATCGAAGGCGGCGGTGCAGTCGTTGACGTCGTCGATGGCCAAGGAGCTCGGGCCGTCCGGGATCCGGGTGAACGCGCTGTGCCCGGGGGTCACCTCCACCAGCCGCCTCGACGACTGGCCCGCCGACGTCTGGCAGCGGTACGTGGAGGCCAACATCCCGCTGCAGCGCGCCGGTAATCCTCGAGAAATAGCGTGGGCTGCAGTGTTTCTGGCCAGTGACCAGGCCGCCTGGGTGAGCGGCCAGTCCTGGAACGTCGACGGTGGTCAATTGACCGTTCGTTGA
- a CDS encoding galactose-1-phosphate uridylyltransferase: protein MTVESTPVGAGPGPAVARPAPTERAADIFTCREVIRIISGIERRPPGERLDEYYWAELLGGCTESEVLEATWDHYRRHSRPIWPADILGWVAARHVDDDDADR, encoded by the coding sequence ATGACCGTGGAATCGACACCCGTGGGGGCGGGACCGGGCCCGGCAGTGGCCCGTCCCGCCCCCACGGAACGCGCCGCGGACATCTTCACGTGCCGCGAGGTCATCCGGATCATCTCCGGGATCGAACGGCGACCGCCCGGCGAGCGGCTCGACGAGTACTACTGGGCCGAACTACTGGGCGGCTGTACCGAATCCGAGGTACTCGAGGCGACGTGGGACCACTATCGTCGACACTCCCGCCCGATCTGGCCCGCCGACATCCTCGGTTGGGTGGCGGCCCGGCATGTCGACGACGACGACGCCGACCGATGA
- a CDS encoding steroid 3-ketoacyl-CoA thiolase, with protein MGNPVIVDVARSPIGRRGGWLSGLHAAELLGAVQAGILERLNLDPAIVEQVIGGCVTQAGEQASNVSRNAWLHAGLPERTGVTTIDAQCGSGQQSVQLIAAQIAAGVIDAGLACGVEAMSRVPLLSNIKGDVGSPKPAGWSVDIPAQFEGADRIARRRGFSREDLDAFGLRSQQRAAQAWADGRFDRAIVPVKAPGADGAAPTVVSRDQGLRETSMEALANLKPILEGGLHTAGTSSQISDGAAAAVLMDEARARDLGLRPRARIVAQCLIGAETHFLLDGPVQATEYLLERTGLSVADIDLFEVNEAFAAVPMSMARVHGVDEDRLNVNGGAIALGHPVGSSGVRLIGTVIDELERRDGERALVAVCAGGAMATGAIVERIR; from the coding sequence ATGGGTAACCCGGTGATCGTGGATGTCGCGAGGTCTCCGATCGGTCGGCGTGGTGGCTGGCTGTCCGGACTGCACGCTGCGGAACTGCTGGGTGCCGTCCAGGCCGGGATTCTCGAGCGCCTGAACCTCGATCCGGCGATCGTCGAGCAGGTGATCGGTGGCTGCGTCACCCAGGCCGGGGAGCAGGCCTCGAACGTCAGCCGTAACGCGTGGCTGCATGCCGGCCTGCCGGAACGGACCGGTGTGACGACCATCGACGCCCAGTGCGGTTCGGGTCAGCAGTCGGTGCAGCTGATCGCGGCGCAGATCGCGGCCGGTGTCATCGACGCCGGGCTGGCGTGCGGTGTCGAGGCGATGTCCCGGGTTCCGTTGTTGTCGAACATCAAGGGCGATGTCGGCAGCCCCAAGCCGGCGGGCTGGAGCGTCGACATTCCGGCCCAGTTCGAGGGTGCCGACCGGATCGCGCGCCGGCGCGGATTCAGCCGCGAGGATCTCGATGCGTTCGGTCTGCGGTCGCAGCAGCGTGCGGCGCAGGCGTGGGCGGACGGCCGCTTCGACCGGGCGATCGTCCCGGTGAAGGCGCCCGGCGCCGACGGCGCTGCTCCGACCGTGGTGTCGCGTGATCAGGGGCTGCGGGAGACGTCGATGGAGGCGCTCGCGAACCTGAAGCCGATCCTCGAGGGCGGTCTGCACACCGCGGGCACGTCGTCGCAGATCTCGGACGGCGCCGCCGCGGCGGTGCTCATGGACGAGGCACGGGCCCGCGACCTCGGTCTGCGCCCGCGTGCCCGGATCGTCGCGCAGTGCCTGATCGGTGCGGAGACGCATTTCCTGCTCGACGGTCCGGTGCAGGCCACCGAATACCTGCTCGAGCGGACGGGCCTGTCGGTCGCGGACATCGATCTGTTCGAGGTCAACGAGGCGTTCGCGGCCGTGCCGATGTCCATGGCCCGGGTGCACGGAGTGGACGAGGACCGGCTCAACGTGAACGGTGGCGCCATCGCGCTCGGACACCCGGTCGGATCGTCCGGGGTCCGGCTGATCGGCACGGTGATCGACGAACTCGAACGCCGCGACGGCGAGCGTGCGCTGGTCGCGGTCTGTGCCGGTGGCGCCATGGCGACCGGGGCGATCGTCGAGCGCATCCGATGA
- a CDS encoding class II aldolase/adducin family protein: MSFTPTADRLIPELDPREEIVLLGRTLWNEGYRDHLAGHITYNLGDGTLLCNPWLLTWEEMCPEDILRIDLQGNLIEGDWPVPLGIPLHLALHNARPEVVWALHNHSEYGTVWGDIKEVPPAYDQSSSLGGGELVLVDEYDGAVNSMEAAEKAVRSIGDADRALLGGHGVFVIADTARAVYLRAVALEQRCKNAWMVRVAGGPDKTSLPDWWLDRQLKNDGNGYHGFWEAAVRAALRAEPPLAQKILSRPR; encoded by the coding sequence ATGAGTTTCACCCCCACCGCGGACCGGCTGATCCCGGAACTCGATCCGCGCGAAGAGATCGTCCTGCTCGGCCGCACCCTCTGGAACGAGGGCTACCGCGACCACCTCGCCGGCCACATCACCTACAACCTGGGCGACGGCACGCTGCTGTGCAATCCGTGGCTGCTCACGTGGGAGGAGATGTGCCCCGAGGACATTCTGCGAATCGATCTGCAGGGCAACCTGATCGAAGGTGACTGGCCGGTGCCGCTCGGCATCCCGCTGCACCTGGCACTGCACAACGCCCGCCCCGAGGTGGTGTGGGCGCTGCACAACCACTCCGAGTACGGCACGGTGTGGGGCGACATCAAGGAGGTGCCGCCCGCGTACGACCAGAGCTCGAGCCTCGGCGGGGGTGAGCTGGTCCTGGTCGACGAGTACGACGGCGCCGTCAACAGCATGGAGGCCGCGGAGAAGGCGGTCCGGTCGATCGGGGACGCCGATCGCGCCCTGCTGGGTGGGCACGGAGTTTTCGTCATCGCGGACACCGCGCGGGCGGTCTACCTCCGTGCGGTCGCGCTCGAACAGCGGTGCAAGAACGCGTGGATGGTGCGCGTCGCGGGAGGCCCGGACAAGACGTCGCTCCCGGACTGGTGGCTCGACCGGCAGCTGAAGAACGACGGCAACGGCTACCACGGCTTCTGGGAAGCGGCGGTGCGCGCGGCGTTGCGCGCCGAACCGCCTCTCGCGCAGAAGATCCTGTCCCGTCCGCGATGA
- a CDS encoding amidohydrolase family protein, with product MTAVNQELDPELFNPEPEPAEVKYTVISVDDHVVEPAHLFETWMPASLKDRGPKILEDENGAQVWEFDGNIYSQVGMNAVAGRRKESVKYEPFRFDQMRPGCYDIHARVKDMDLGGIWAMLNFPSQITGFCGRVFAHASDKEVGIAAVRAWNDWLYNEWYLEYPTRVIPGGITYLTDPVEAVKEIERNAARGFTSVTFPERPHAIGLPSLWDRDHWDPIIQACVDTDTVISLHVGSSGMYQYPQGAPGLQLGATMFGQLSLAACSEWLWSGYPKEHPTLKIAMSEGGIGWVPMLIDRLDNIIDRSGYGLGWAERPADILRRNFWFCTLDDPSTIALRHVIGVENIMLETDYPHGDGTWPHTQSVLENYWGDIPANEMRMMCSENAAKLYRHPLPEIVLPRG from the coding sequence GTGACGGCTGTCAATCAGGAACTCGATCCCGAACTGTTCAACCCCGAACCCGAACCGGCCGAGGTCAAGTACACGGTCATCTCCGTCGACGACCACGTGGTCGAGCCGGCGCACCTGTTCGAGACGTGGATGCCCGCCTCGTTGAAGGACCGCGGCCCGAAGATCCTCGAGGACGAGAACGGCGCCCAGGTGTGGGAGTTCGACGGCAACATCTACTCCCAGGTCGGCATGAATGCCGTTGCGGGACGGCGCAAGGAGTCCGTGAAGTACGAGCCGTTCCGCTTCGACCAGATGCGACCGGGCTGCTACGACATCCACGCCCGCGTCAAGGACATGGACCTCGGCGGTATCTGGGCCATGCTCAACTTCCCGTCGCAGATCACCGGGTTCTGCGGCCGCGTGTTCGCGCACGCGTCCGACAAGGAGGTCGGCATCGCGGCGGTGCGCGCGTGGAACGACTGGCTCTACAACGAGTGGTACCTCGAGTACCCGACACGGGTGATCCCCGGCGGCATCACCTACCTGACCGATCCGGTCGAGGCGGTCAAGGAGATCGAGCGCAACGCCGCGCGCGGCTTCACCTCGGTGACGTTCCCCGAGCGGCCGCACGCGATCGGGCTGCCCTCGCTGTGGGACCGCGACCACTGGGATCCGATCATCCAGGCGTGCGTCGACACCGACACCGTGATCTCGCTGCACGTCGGCAGTTCCGGCATGTACCAGTACCCGCAGGGCGCGCCGGGACTCCAGTTGGGTGCCACGATGTTCGGTCAGCTCTCGCTCGCCGCGTGCAGCGAGTGGCTGTGGTCGGGCTACCCCAAGGAACATCCGACGCTGAAGATCGCGATGAGCGAGGGCGGCATCGGCTGGGTGCCGATGCTGATCGACCGTCTGGACAACATCATCGACCGCTCCGGTTACGGCCTGGGCTGGGCGGAACGCCCCGCGGACATCCTGCGCCGCAACTTCTGGTTCTGCACCCTCGACGACCCGTCCACCATCGCGTTGCGCCACGTCATCGGGGTCGAGAACATCATGCTCGAGACGGACTACCCGCACGGGGACGGCACCTGGCCGCACACCCAGAGCGTCCTCGAGAACTACTGGGGCGACATTCCGGCGAACGAGATGCGAATGATGTGCAGCGAGAACGCGGCGAAACTGTACCGCCACCCGCTGCCCGAGATCGTCCTGCCCCGCGGCTGA
- a CDS encoding IclR family transcriptional regulator, protein MIQISVKTLGTLARGLRVIEAIAAHQPIGLTDLSRLLGEDKSALQRTLATLHDAGWIRPLPDSPPRWQVSVKPLVVAGYALTSSPLPARARPLLGSLRDATGETAHLALVDDSTIAVVDVAEGKQIVRTTLQVGQVHPPETSAAGRAICAQLTPDARGAFAPEPDALLPDSEYAEIRRRGWSLCEGAVQPGSTSIAAAIPDADGTPVAAVVVSGPDTRLTPDRYARIGALVRDAATELGGLRLR, encoded by the coding sequence GTGATTCAGATCTCGGTCAAGACTTTGGGCACCCTCGCGCGCGGCCTTCGCGTGATCGAGGCGATCGCCGCACACCAACCGATCGGGCTGACCGATCTCTCGCGCCTGCTGGGCGAGGACAAGAGCGCCCTGCAGCGCACCCTCGCGACCCTGCACGACGCGGGATGGATTCGCCCCCTACCTGATTCGCCGCCGAGATGGCAGGTGTCCGTCAAACCCCTGGTCGTCGCCGGGTACGCATTGACATCCTCGCCGCTGCCGGCCCGCGCGCGGCCGCTGCTGGGTTCGCTGCGGGACGCCACCGGCGAGACGGCACACCTCGCGCTCGTCGACGACTCGACCATCGCCGTGGTGGACGTCGCGGAGGGCAAGCAGATCGTGCGCACCACACTCCAGGTCGGACAGGTCCACCCGCCCGAGACCAGCGCGGCCGGACGCGCCATCTGCGCGCAACTGACACCCGACGCTCGCGGCGCCTTCGCGCCCGAGCCGGACGCACTGCTTCCCGACTCCGAGTACGCCGAGATCCGCCGTCGCGGCTGGTCACTGTGCGAGGGCGCCGTGCAACCCGGATCGACGAGCATCGCCGCCGCGATCCCGGACGCGGACGGGACTCCGGTCGCCGCCGTGGTCGTGAGCGGCCCGGACACTCGACTGACCCCGGACCGATACGCCCGGATCGGAGCGCTGGTGCGGGACGCGGCGACCGAACTGGGAGGCCTTCGTCTGCGCTGA
- a CDS encoding NAD(P)-dependent oxidoreductase, whose protein sequence is MTPTVVLVPDERGVSALAGIPHVRVVVYDPEGAQLPDGAEDAEVLVAHRLDPAESGPLFVQLPRLRTVQLFSAGVERWTNVVPEGVVVSNADRAHGGAVAEWVVAQLLAHVRDLAGYRIKQENRRWEAHRTGTLSGRGVLVFGAGDIGENLRRRLEPFGCTVTLVGRTARTGVVDFAQGRAVLGDRDVVILALPLDDSTVHLADAGFLATMKDGAVLINAGRGELVDTEALLGQCGRVHAILDVTDPEPLPVEHPLWTAPGVVVTPHAAGITDDVLDRCWAAAARKIAAHVATLRTGEAP, encoded by the coding sequence ATGACGCCGACGGTGGTCCTCGTCCCCGACGAGCGCGGGGTGTCCGCCCTCGCGGGGATACCGCACGTGCGTGTCGTCGTGTACGACCCGGAAGGCGCACAACTCCCGGATGGCGCGGAGGACGCCGAGGTCCTCGTCGCGCATCGCCTCGATCCGGCCGAGTCGGGCCCCCTGTTCGTGCAGCTGCCGCGACTGCGCACGGTGCAGCTGTTCAGTGCGGGTGTCGAGCGCTGGACGAACGTCGTGCCCGAGGGCGTCGTCGTATCGAATGCGGATCGAGCGCACGGTGGGGCGGTGGCCGAGTGGGTGGTCGCGCAGCTCCTCGCGCACGTCCGTGATCTCGCGGGGTACCGGATCAAGCAGGAGAATCGACGATGGGAGGCCCACCGCACCGGAACTCTTTCCGGTAGAGGCGTACTCGTGTTCGGTGCGGGCGACATCGGTGAGAACCTTCGTCGACGGCTCGAACCGTTCGGCTGTACGGTCACCCTCGTCGGACGGACGGCGCGAACGGGCGTTGTGGACTTCGCGCAGGGCCGGGCCGTGCTCGGTGACCGGGACGTCGTGATCCTGGCTCTGCCGCTCGACGATTCGACGGTGCACCTCGCGGATGCGGGGTTCCTCGCGACGATGAAGGACGGTGCGGTGCTGATCAATGCCGGACGGGGAGAACTCGTGGACACGGAAGCCCTTCTCGGGCAGTGCGGGCGGGTGCATGCGATCCTCGACGTCACCGATCCCGAACCGCTTCCCGTCGAGCACCCGCTCTGGACCGCACCCGGCGTGGTGGTGACGCCGCACGCCGCGGGCATCACCGACGACGTGCTCGACCGGTGCTGGGCCGCGGCCGCACGCAAGATCGCCGCGCACGTCGCCACCCTCCGGACGGGCGAGGCCCCGTGA
- a CDS encoding diiron oxygenase, whose amino-acid sequence MTTATPSTRTAPPVSDREETARRLLASSARKSYDPMVEVDWSAPLPDDKFGLTPEWSTLYGTALWDEMSDEQKIELTKHEAASVSSVGLWFEILLMQMLLRDVYDRDKHSRHVQFALTEVADECRHSVMFARAGEKFGMPDYGPIPFIHKAGRLWGGMFKGANAYASVMAAEEILDMMQRDFMKDERVQPITRTVSKIHVLEEARHIRFAREEVGRRLQGASRTRRAFERISTATVVYFVMKSMINPDVYTNAGLDKDRALEVARTNKHHHDKIRTSGAKLMNFLDSVGLVGGPSKVLYKKVHLL is encoded by the coding sequence ATGACCACTGCAACTCCGTCGACTCGCACAGCTCCGCCGGTGTCCGATCGCGAGGAGACCGCGCGGCGGCTCCTGGCGTCGTCCGCGCGCAAGTCGTACGACCCGATGGTCGAGGTCGACTGGTCCGCGCCGCTGCCGGACGACAAGTTCGGTCTCACTCCCGAGTGGAGCACGCTGTACGGCACCGCCCTGTGGGACGAGATGAGCGACGAGCAGAAGATCGAGCTCACCAAACACGAGGCCGCGAGTGTGTCGAGCGTCGGCCTGTGGTTCGAGATCCTGCTCATGCAGATGCTGCTGCGCGACGTGTACGACCGCGACAAGCATTCGCGGCACGTCCAGTTCGCGCTCACCGAGGTGGCCGACGAGTGCCGGCACTCGGTGATGTTCGCCCGCGCCGGCGAAAAGTTCGGGATGCCCGACTACGGTCCGATCCCGTTCATCCACAAGGCCGGACGCCTGTGGGGCGGCATGTTCAAGGGCGCCAACGCCTACGCGAGCGTGATGGCTGCCGAGGAGATCCTCGACATGATGCAGCGCGACTTCATGAAGGACGAGCGCGTCCAGCCGATCACCCGCACCGTCAGCAAGATCCACGTCCTCGAGGAGGCCCGGCACATCCGGTTCGCCCGTGAGGAGGTGGGACGCCGCCTGCAGGGCGCGAGCCGCACGCGGCGGGCGTTCGAGCGGATCAGCACCGCGACCGTCGTCTACTTCGTCATGAAGTCCATGATCAACCCCGACGTCTACACCAACGCCGGCCTCGACAAGGACCGCGCACTCGAGGTGGCCCGCACCAACAAGCACCACCACGACAAGATCCGCACCTCCGGCGCCAAGCTGATGAACTTCCTCGACAGCGTCGGCCTCGTCGGCGGACCGTCGAAGGTGCTGTACAAGAAGGTCCACCTGCTCTGA
- a CDS encoding SDR family NAD(P)-dependent oxidoreductase — MGKLDGKVALITGAGQGIGQGIALALAKEGVAIAALGRTASKLVTTVEQVEALGGKALAITCDVTSADAIDSAVDQAVAHFGGIDILVNNANDGGPSPLLAVKDEDFERSFATGPLATLRLMRACHPSMKERGGGSIINLVTSAAVRWDASNYGVYGSVKEGMRSLTRAAACEWGIDGIRVNSIAPHAMSPALEGWINRFPEEAEEFKAGIPLRRIGDAETDIGRAVVFLVSDDAGYLTGATIPLDGGQSRWG, encoded by the coding sequence ATGGGCAAGCTGGACGGCAAGGTTGCGCTGATCACGGGTGCCGGTCAGGGCATCGGTCAGGGCATCGCACTCGCACTCGCCAAGGAAGGTGTCGCGATCGCGGCTCTCGGACGGACCGCGTCCAAGCTCGTCACGACGGTCGAGCAGGTCGAGGCGCTCGGTGGGAAGGCGCTCGCCATCACATGCGACGTCACCAGTGCCGACGCCATCGACAGTGCCGTCGATCAGGCCGTCGCCCACTTCGGTGGCATCGACATCCTGGTCAACAACGCCAACGACGGTGGCCCGTCGCCGCTGCTCGCGGTCAAGGACGAGGACTTCGAGCGGTCGTTCGCGACCGGCCCGTTGGCCACGCTGCGTCTCATGCGCGCGTGTCATCCGTCGATGAAGGAGCGGGGCGGTGGATCGATCATCAACCTGGTGACGTCCGCGGCCGTGCGCTGGGATGCCAGCAACTACGGCGTGTACGGATCCGTCAAGGAAGGCATGCGCTCGCTCACGCGTGCCGCCGCCTGCGAATGGGGCATCGACGGTATCCGTGTCAACTCTATTGCGCCGCACGCGATGTCGCCGGCCCTCGAAGGCTGGATCAATCGTTTCCCGGAGGAGGCCGAAGAATTCAAGGCCGGTATTCCGCTGCGCCGCATCGGTGACGCCGAAACCGACATCGGCCGTGCCGTCGTGTTCCTCGTGAGCGACGACGCCGGTTACCTCACCGGTGCCACCATCCCGCTCGACGGCGGCCAGTCGCGCTGGGGCTGA